The Mucilaginibacter terrae region TTAAGTTTGTAACCGCCTTCCATACCTTCATCGGCAGCATTGCGTTCGGCTTCGGTAAGGATGAGGCCGTTTACGGCGCCAAACAGTTCTACGGCCGAATTGCTGTCTTTGTAGTTATTAATAACCACGGCTTTTACCCTGCCGTAACCCATGGCACGTAACTGGGCTTTAATTTCAACCGACAGACCGGCAATGTTAAAATCAATTTCTTCGGTATAACGCGGACCAACCTGGGTTTTGGCCAGTTTTGACATGGCATTAAAACTGTTATTGGTGCCTTCAAATTTGTACAGCTTGCCACCATTAACAGGGATGAGTTTTTCGATGGTTAAGGGATTAGTGGTGCTGTATTGGATGGTCATGTCATCCTCGTTAAAGATGTAGATCACATCTTCGATACCCGAAGTAACGGGCGATGCGGCGGCGAGGCTAAAGCCTTCGGTAATTTTGCTAAAGATTGTTGGCATATTTTAAAATGAATGTGTAAGTGAGCGTGATAATGTGCAGATATGCAAATGCCCGGATGCCTTGATGGGAGATAAGGCTTAGATGATGGTAGATGGTTGAGCAAACCGTGCATCGGCATATCTGCTCATTTAAATATTTTAAATCCCGGGAGAGAGATAAAATAATTCGTCGGGAAATTTAAAGTTAACGGCTGCTTTCATACGGGCTTTCATGCGCACCACGTTATCATTGGTGTATGGTTTCATGTAAACAGTAGACAGCTCGCTTTGGTCGCCTAAGAGGTCAACTCCCAAAAACAGGTTTGATGAACGTGCGCCCAATATGGTATTAGCTTGCCAATGGTTCATGAGTTGCAGAGGCATTCCCAAATAATCCATTTTCTTTTTATCGGTAAACGCATTCAAAACGTTAGTGGCATTATTAGCTTGAGCTTGTGCATAAGCATAACCAACGTGCAACGGAATTTGCAGGTTAAAATCATCCTGGCTACGGTCGGCAGGGTCAAGTTGTGAGTAAACATTATTTAAAATGCTCAACACATTGCTTGCGTTAATAAAGCTTAAAGTAACCGCGCCTGATGTGCCGCTAAATTGAGCAGCTTTGCGGGTGTTAATGTTGTTGTAATTACGAATCAGTTTAATTTGGTCGGCACCGGTTTTTTTGATAAAATAAGACTGCCCTTTTGCTTTAACCCCGGCAAGAGCAGCTTTTGTGGTGAACGAAGTATCGATGAACAAATCGTTTGCAGTAGTTATAGTAACTACATCACCATCTGATAGCTTATCAATATTGCTACCTGTTGCAAACGTTACTGTGCCGTTAGTGCTTATTGAGGTTGCCGAAAGAAAAGTGTTTGTACTGGTTGATAATGAAATATCAACTTTGTTGCTTGTGGCATTGGGGCCCTTGCTGATCAGTGGCAATAAACCTTTAAATTCACTCGAAAAATCGGCTTCGGGTGTCGAATCTTTACCAAGCCAGTATAAACGTTCGTTGGCTATTTGAATTTTTGTGAGGTAACGCTGAACCATAAAGTCTGATAGGTCAACAACGCCTTCATAGTCGCCAAATGCGCCGGGAGCCAGTCGTTGTGATTGCCATGTTTTAACCAGGTTATCCCATTGTTCTTGTTTCATAAACTCGTATGCAACCGGTTCGAGGTAAGTTTCCTTTTGAAATGCCTCCGTGCCCTGATCTTTAAATATACCAGATGGTTCCTGCAATTTGATTTCGTCGTCAACGTCGAGTATTGTTGTTCTAAATTTTACATCGTTAATAACGGTTAATAATCCGCGTTTAACTGAATCGGCCTCGAGCAATGTGCTGGCCATGAACCCGGCCAGCGCTTCGCCGCCGTAAGAGCTTGGTGTAAAAGTAAATTGTGCCATAAGTTTTAACTCCCCGCCCCTAAAGGAGAAGTTTTAATGAATGAGTTTTGCTTTTGTTAGGGATAAAAGGTGCTTCGGAAATGAAGCATAAATTAGAGTGAAGACCTGGCTCCCTGAAGAGGGAGTTTTTTATCGGAAATAAGGTTATTCGATAACGAAGTTGAGGAAAGATGGGTAAGTAATGCCGTTCCTCTCAATAGTGTAGAGAATTATTTGGTATCACTAACCGCTTGCCTTACTGCATTTTTTGCAATTTCAGACTGCGGGGCAAAAAACGGTTGACTTTCGGCTTTGGCTTTGCTGCTGCGTTTGGAGCCTTCGGGGGTAAAGGTTGATTTGATTTCGTTTTTAATATCGGTATGGGTTTGTTTTAAGCGGACCTGTGCATTTTGTAAGGATGTACGGGCTTCAACCAGTAAAGCGTTTTGTGCATGCAGTTTAGCTTTTAAAGCAGCTATCTGGTTTTGCACATCGTGGGGTTTGAGCTTGCCTTTAGCGGCGGGCATATCTTCTTCCTCATCTTCGTTTTCTACTTCGGTAGCCGGTTCAACTTTTTTTACCTTGCCTTTTTCAATGCACAGTTGTTTGCCTTCGGCAGTGGTGTACACATCATCAACAGCGGGGGTGCTCAGGTCTTCGTCCTGGAATACTTCAGTATCGCGGTCAAGCTCGCCGGTGTGGTGGAGGGCGCCTTTGTCGGTCATGGTTTGTTTGTTCATCACTTTCTTAAAAAAGTTCATCATCTTATCCAAAACCGACGTGGTTTTCTCGATAAGGTCGTTGTTGTGCATGTTCATTTGCTTTTTGGGTGAATTATTATGGTTTACTAATATTTTGTTGATGCAACGCTGATAAACTGCCGGTGCGGAATTGGTGCATTTTTGCAGGATGGCGCTGTTGGTAATGGCGGTTTGGTAATCTTCAATGCGGTCAATAAAACCCAGGGCCAGTGCCTGGTCGGCGGTCATCCAGGTTACGGCGTTAATGAGGCTGTTGATGGTCACATCATCAAGCCCGGTTTTATCGGTATAAATTTGGGCCAGGCGCTGTTGTACGGTGTTGAGCATTTGTACATCTTTCAAAAGCTCATCGGCATTACCACCGCTGCCGGCCATGGGTTTGTGTATCATGAGCAGGGCATATTTGCTCATTACCACTTCTTTACCGGCCATGGCCACTATGGAAGCTGCCGAAGCGGCCAGGGCATCGATATAAGTAATTACGCGGCCCTGGTATTTTTTTAGCAGATCGTAAATGGCAATGGCATCAAAGGCCGATCCGCCTGCCGAGCTGATGTGCAGTTCCACATCCTGACCGGCAGCCTGTACCAATTGTTGCTGCAAATAAGCAGATGACAGGCTGCCCGAGCCAATACCGTCTTGCTCGGTATCGTATAAATAGATTTTGTACATGTTGGTGAGTGGTGAATAGGGAGTGGTTATTAGGTTATTGAGTTACTAAGGGGAAGTGCAGATTTTGCGGATATGCAAATGTGCAGATGAGGCGCAGTTAGAGAGCAGCCGGATGCTGATTAATTAGCGGTTGATATTTCAAATATCAGGAACTTTTTTGGCTGAAGTGGTGACACAATCGTGTCAGTAGCTCTATTTGTTGGGACGGTAATTTTGATAATTCTCAAATTCTGAAAAATCCTGATTCAGATAATAAATTCGAAATTGAACATTCGAAATTCGAAATGAAACAAGTGCCGGTTGGCATAATTCAAAGATGCAAAAATTATCGTGTTAAAGTGGTGACACCATCGTGTCAGTACCCGAAAAACTGTTTATGGCACGCCAAATAGTACGCTCATCCTTTTTAAAATGCCCTTGCGCTTCAAATACAGCTTTGTTTTTGCTGATGCCTTGCGTTTGCATCTGCGCTTCAACCCAAAGGTAAATTTCCCGATAGGTAAATATTTTTGAGCTGATGAAGCCCGCCTTAAACATCTCGCTTAAAGCGCCGCTGTTAAATAATTGGTTTGCGATGGTGATATGCATTTTTTGTAGTTTATAGGAAGTCCATAGACGATAGACCATAGACCATGGTTTACAGCGAAGCCTTGTTTTGGGGGTGTTAATATTGGCTTCTTTTTACAGGAGTTCAATCTTGATTCTTGACTCTGTACTCTTGATTCTAAATCTTAAAGATTTACCCTGTTCACCGTTTGGGCGAGGATATTTTGCTGGTTGTTTACGTCTTTAACGTCGA contains the following coding sequences:
- a CDS encoding head maturation protease, ClpP-related, encoding MYKIYLYDTEQDGIGSGSLSSAYLQQQLVQAAGQDVELHISSAGGSAFDAIAIYDLLKKYQGRVITYIDALAASAASIVAMAGKEVVMSKYALLMIHKPMAGSGGNADELLKDVQMLNTVQQRLAQIYTDKTGLDDVTINSLINAVTWMTADQALALGFIDRIEDYQTAITNSAILQKCTNSAPAVYQRCINKILVNHNNSPKKQMNMHNNDLIEKTTSVLDKMMNFFKKVMNKQTMTDKGALHHTGELDRDTEVFQDEDLSTPAVDDVYTTAEGKQLCIEKGKVKKVEPATEVENEDEEEDMPAAKGKLKPHDVQNQIAALKAKLHAQNALLVEARTSLQNAQVRLKQTHTDIKNEIKSTFTPEGSKRSSKAKAESQPFFAPQSEIAKNAVRQAVSDTK